Proteins encoded together in one Hylaeus volcanicus isolate JK05 chromosome 3, UHH_iyHylVolc1.0_haploid, whole genome shotgun sequence window:
- the LOC128874289 gene encoding zinc finger protein 329-like — MAALNLQQTVLTETAASETREQVELTELLPVKHSRIRENVVFEDSNANLNGNLDRDANPEDATDALKVLRRFATDGCIEDDQEFQLRDFTFCGKIERQRKQGNDKQSQGKPREGKEKMEDRTFEGEAIKRKRKGIGRKTVPRAKSRKKKFVTREQGEGNGGNGFGEKKRTLLDCEDKAYLDFDRSKDFSDEIYVFRREPLYPNARNDYPTSTNVALFEHMPSQEEIDDQEDPTEEKSCLSIEAIIEANYLLEGENNNVLRSAREKVRDMCVNSLSLDASSELSRKEYIETEVDNIDVDEDEALSNCTEYEEKKYCCVVCEARFKGSGGLRNHYKIVHGAGPIFKCDECGKEFPLKERLKLHVRTHTGFKPYKCPECDKSFARGGQLVQHRRTHSQVKPYRCGLCSGTFTCAANLALHVKRHNGQKDHKCEICGRAFVRRDALKKHLECLHRDVKSFLCVICNKTFKGHLPQHMRTHARDRPHGCATCGQRFAQKSQLTVHQRTHSGQRPFRCLVCWQAFAHSTALKLHTRRHTGERPFKCAECNAGFTQLPHWKKHMKCIHGRNEPYACKRCKSFFRIKNDLECHEKTCHPELGSSNLDGSSNSETILNEIMDKPSLPPSKYRVMTVERMRLLLAVLLKRISKQERLDELGFGKRLIDEVLHDSLISAGKDPVVRDGLTELETLTRNLEIFLKWTVPKEHWENFCRLNKTPEDILETLTAT, encoded by the coding sequence ATGGCCGCGCTTAATCTGCAGCAAACCGTTTTAACTGAAACGGCTGCTTCTGAAACACGCGAGCAAGTCGAGCTGACGGAACTGCTGCCTGTGAAACACTCGCGCATTAGGGAAAACGTTGTCTTCGAAGATTCGAATGCAAACTTGAACGGAAATTTAGACAGAGACGCGAATCCCGAGGATGCAACAGACGCTTTAAAAGTGCTACGGAGATTTGCCACCGATGGTTGCATCGAGGATGACCAAGAGTTCCAGCTGCGGGATTTCACGTTTTGCGGGAAGATCGAGCGGCAACGAAAGCAAGGAAATGACAAACAGTCGCAAGGGAAACCTCGCGAGGGGAAAGAGAAGATGGAGGATCGGACGTTCGAGGGCGAAGCGATTAAACGGAAACGGAAGGGTATCGGTAGAAAGACCGTCCCTCGGGCAAAGTCCCGAAAGAAGAAATTCGTTACCAGAGAGCAGGGAGAAGGAAACGGGGGGAATGGGTTCGGAGAAAAGAAGAGGACCTTACTGGACTGCGAGGATAAAGCGTATCTGGATTTCGACAGAAGCAAGGATTTCAGCGACGAGATTTACGTATTTAGACGTGAACCTTTGTACCCCAACGCTCGAAACGATTATCCCACGAGCACCAATGTCGCGTTATTCGAACATATGCCTTCTCAAGAAGAGATCGACGACCAGGAAGATCCCACGGAAGAAAAGTCCTGTTTAAGCATCGAGGCGATCATCGAGGCCAACTACCTTCTCGAAGGCGAAAACAACAACGTGTTGCGTTCGGCCAGAGAGAAGGTTCGCGACATGTGCGTAAATTCGTTGAGCCTGGACGCGAGTAGCGAATTATCCAGGAAGGAATACATCGAAACAGAAGTTGACAACATCGACGTTGACGAGGACGAGGCATTGTCCAACTGTACCGAGtacgaggaaaagaaatactGTTGCGTGGTCTGCGAGGCACGATTCAAAGGTAGCGGAGGACTCCGTAACCATTACAAGATCGTGCACGGAGCAGGACCGATTTTCAAATGCGACGAGTGTGGAAAAGAGTTCCCTCTGAAGGAGAGGCTGAAGCTTCACGTGAGGACTCACACCGGCTTCAAGCCGTACAAGTGCCCAGAGTGCGATAAGAGCTTCGCCAGAGGTGGCCAGCTGGTGCAACATCGACGCACTCACAGCCAGGTAAAGCCTTACCGTTGCGGTCTGTGTTCAGGCACGTTCACCTGTGCAGCAAACTTGGCGCTTCACGTGAAACGCCACAACGGTCAGAAGGATCATAAATGCGAGATCTGTGGCCGAGCATTCGTTCGACGGGATGCATTGAAGAAACACCTAGAATGCCTTCACAGAGACGTAAAATCCTTCTTGTGCGTCATCTGCAACAAAACGTTCAAAGGCCATCTGCCTCAGCACATGAGGACTCACGCTCGCGATAGACCCCATGGATGCGCCACTTGCGGCCAGAGATTTGCGCAAAAATCCCAGCTGACCGTTCACCAGAGGACACACTCTGGACAGAGACCGTTCAGGTGTCTCGTCTGCTGGCAGGCGTTCGCTCACTCGACGGCCCTCAAGCTACACACTAGGAGACACACCGGGGAAAGACCCTTCAAGTGCGCCGAGTGCAACGCTGGTTTCACTCAGCTACCTCATTGGAAGAAGCACATGAAGTGTATCCATGGCAGAAACGAGCCCTATGCTTGCAAACGATGCAAGAGTTTCTTCAGGATCAAAAACGACCTCGAATGCCACGAAAAAACTTGTCATCCGGAGTTAGGCTCGAGCAATCTGGATGGATCCAGCAACTCGGAAACTATCCTCAACGAAATCATGGACAAACCCTCCCTACCGCCTTCCAAGTACCGAGTGATGACTGTGGAAAGGATGAGACTGTTACTCGCTGTATTGTTGAAGAGGATCAGCAAGCAGGAGAGGCTAGACGAACTAGGCTTTGGGAAAAGGTTGATCGACGAGGTTCTTCACGACTCCCTGATATCCGCTGGCAAGGATCCGGTCGTCCGTGACGGGCTCACGGAACTGGAGACTCTTACCAGAAATCTCGAGATATTCCTGAAATGGACAGTGCCCAAGGAACACTGGGAGAACTTTTGTAGGCTGAATAAAACTCCCGAAGATATCTTAGAAACTCTTACTGCTACCTAA
- the LOC128874288 gene encoding lysosomal alpha-glucosidase-like: MIDKGMNHLINKTNLGKSSLSKNDSVTESLKANMSRKIDANEKKQHLTKNIPLNLYLKYILPCDFLRLTLIISLFCALLLFIRQAKYVVVEVCEININFDNDNESSQNNNYELIDPSNDIIINERYKYDVTFIDAVFQAPKTMQCNNVPEILRFDCHPENGISESSCMQRGCCWKPVSKQNLTSQQVPLKVPYCYYPKNWSIYKYENFSKDGNDFSGFLKQTGNSFYKNDLPLIKVETTSIDESIMRLKISDALKQRYEPPWPIRTNSKLFSQRNTNTKYKLDTDNTKPGFKVYRTDGDTVIFDSIDIGGFIFADQLLQISALLPSHNIYGIGEHQTNLKLNTNWQSFTFFNKDQPPIENANLYGTHPFYLIMEDSGKSHGVLFLNSNAMDVILQPSPGITFRTIGGIFDIYFFLGPTPTDVIKQYSEIVGKPFLPPYWSLGFHLCRYGYGTLEKTKQVWNRTIAAGIPFDTQWNDLDYMDKNDDFTYNSDKFKDLPQFVNEMHSRGMHYIPLIDAGISGFDSNGTYTPYVEGLKEDIFVKDGETNQPFMGKVWNLVSTVWPDFTNPKTKNYYFRMMKNMHDIFAFDGAWIDMNEPSNFYDGLKEGCSKNNLDYPEYVPNVVEGKLAKKTLCMNAKHYIGPHYNLHNTYGTSQAIATNYALTKIRQKRPFIISRSTWVGHGYYAGHWTGDIYSSWHDLKMSIPAILSMNFYQIPMVGADICGFNGNATAELCNRWMQLGAFYPFSRNHNSDDTTEQDPVAMGELVVRSSRRALTIRYWFLPYLYTLFFRAHKFGETVARPLFFEFLDDPATYDIDTQFLWGRSLMIVPVLKENEINVTAYLPRGLWYDFYTKKAEFARGEYTTLDAPLDTIPLMIRGGSILPGQKPGPTTTDSRKNGFELLITLDKYKKAKGELYWDDGDSLDSIKKGQFLWMSFAVENNTLSNFRAKEGTYNERILLDVIYIWGVTSEVSTVVLNGRQISFEYNDQQSCMTMTNLQMDLRLKFILYWK; the protein is encoded by the exons ATGATTGATAAAGGAATGAATCATTTGATTAACAAAACCAATTTGGGGAAGTCGTCCCTATCAAAGAATGATTCAGTGACAGAATCTCTAAAAGCAAATAtgtcaagaaaaattgatgCAAACGAAAAAAAGCAGCATCTAACGAAAAATATACCTCTaaacttatatttaaaatacatattgcCATGTGATTTCTTGAGATTAACGTTAATTATTAGTTTGTTCTGTgctttattattgtttataagacAGGCTAAGTATGTTGTTGTCGAGGTATGTGagataaacataaattttgaCAATGACAATGAAAGTTCTCAAAATAACAACTATGAATTAATTGATCCCTCCaatgatataattattaacgaaagatATAAGTACGATGTAACATTCATCGATGCTGTATTTCAAGCACCCAAAACTATGCAA TGCAATAATGTTCCGGAAATATTACGTTTCGATTGCCATCCTGAAAATGGAATATCGGAATCATCTTGCATGCAAAGAGGGTGTTGCTGGAAACCTGTCTCCAAACAGAATTTAACTTCTCAACAAGTTCCTTTGAAAGTTCCATATTGCTATTATCCAAAGAATTGGAGTATATATAAGTATGAAAATTTTAGCAAAGATGGGAATGATTTTTCAGGGTTTCTTAAACAAACAGgaaattccttttataaaaatgatctaCCTCTTATTAAAGTAGAAACTACCAGTATAGATGAATCAATAATGCGTTTAAAAATAAGCGACGCCTTAAAACAACGATATGAACCACCATGGCCTATCAGGACCAACTCTAAACTATTTTCTCAAAGAAATACTAATACAAAGTATAAATTAGATACTGATAATACCAAACCAGGTTTTAAAGTATATAGGACCGACGGTGACACAGTGAT ATTTGACTCTATCGATATCGGAGGTTTCATATTTGCTGATCAATTGTTGCAAATAAGTGCTCTTTTGCCGTCTCATAATATTTACGGTATCGGCGAGCATCAGacaaacttaaaattaaataccaaTTGGCAATCTTTtaccttttttaataaagatcAACCGCCGATAGAAAAT gcaaatttatATGGAACTCATCCTTTTTACTTGATAATGGAAGATTCCGGGAAATCTCACGGAGTTCTGTTCCTTAACAGTAACGCTATGG ATGTAATACTGCAGCCATCGCCTGGTATAACATTTCGAACTATTGGTGGTattttcgatatatatttcttcttggGACCAACACCAACAGATGTTATAAAACAGTACTCTGAAATAGTGGGCAAACCTTTTCTCCCTCCCTATTGGTCCTTAGGTTTTCATTTATGCAG atacggatacggaactttagaaaaaacgaaacaagtaTGGAACAGAACTATAGCAGCAGGAATTCCATTT GACACTCAATGGAACGATTTAGATTACATGGATAAAAATGACGATTTTACGTACAATTCGGATAAGTTCAAAGATCTGCCACAATTCGTGAATGAAATGCATTCT AGAGGAATGCATTACATTCCCTTAATCGACGCTGGTATATCTGGTTTTGATAGTAACGGAACTTACACGCCGTATGTCGAGGGTCTGAAAGAAGATATATTCGTAAAGGATGGAGAAACTAATCAACCATTTATGGGCAAAGTTTGGAACTTAGTTTCTACCGTATGGCCTGACTTTACAAATCCTAAAAcgaaaaactattattttcgtATGATGAAGAATATGCATGATATTTTCGCATTCGATGGTGCTTGGATC GATATGAACGAGCCTTCCAACTTTTACGACGGCCTTAAAGAAGGGTGTTCGAAAAACAATTTGGATTACCCAGAATACGTTCCTAACGTCGTCGAAGGCAAACTCGCGAAGAAAACTTTATGCATGAATGCTAAACACTATATAGGACCACACTACAACCTTCACAATACCTATGGCACCAGTCAGGCGATAGCTACAAATTA CGCGTTGACTAAAATTCGACAAAAAAGACCATTTATAATTTCACGATCGACGTGGGTAGGACATGGATATTATGCTGGCCACTGGACAGGGGATATCTATTCTTCATG gcacgatttaaaaatgagtATTCCTGCAATattatcgatgaatttttatcaaataccAATGGTTGGTGCAGACATCTGCGGATTCAATGGGAATGCAACAGCTGAGTTATGCAATCGTTGGATGCAACTCGGTGCTTTCTATCCTTTCTCTCGTAACCATAATTCCGACGATACAACC GAGCAAGATCCAGTTGCTATGGGTGAATTAGTGGTGCGCTCATCGAGACGTGCTCTTACAATACGATACTGGTTTCTACCGTATTTGTACACTTTATTTTTCCGAGCCCACAAATTTGGAGAGACTGTAGCGCGGCCATTATTTTTCGA ATTTCTTGATGACCCAGCCACGTACGATATCGACACGCAGTTCCTATGGGGACGTTCTTTGATGATCGTTCCAGTTTTAAAAGAA AATGAGATAAACGTAACGGCTTATTTGCCGCGCGGATTATGGTATgatttttatacgaaaaaaGCTGAATTCGCACGTGGCGAATATACCACGTTAGATGCGCCACTCGATACCATACCGTTAATGATCCGTGGAGGATCTATTTTGCCAGGTCAGAAACCGGGTCCAACTACAACGGACAGTAGGAAAAATGGTTTCGAGCTATTAATTACATTGGATAAATATAAGAAGGCAAAAGGAGAGTTATACTGGGATGACGGAGACAGTTTAG ACTCGATCAAAAAAGGCCAATTTTTGTGGATGTCCTTCGCTGTCGAGAACAATACTCTGTCCAATTTTAGAGCTAAGGAAGGTACATATAACGAGAGGATCCTTCTTGACGTGATATATATATGGGGAGTAACGTCCGAGGTCTCAACAGTTGTTTTGAACGGTCGTCAGATAAGTTTCGAATATAATGATCAACAAAGT TGTATGACCATGACAAATCTACAAATGGATCTAAGACTAAAGTTTATACTTTATTGGAAGTAA